TCCATAATGGTCCGATGATCGAATGCAAGATCAAGTTCAAGTGCCTCTTCAAGAGTAAACAGCCCAATTTCAGAAGCATCATAAGTCTTTTTCCGGCTCCTTAATGCCGCTTCATTTGCAATGACATAATGTGCATTAGACATAATCCATCCCCGCAGATCCCGGCCAGGAGAATCATAGACACCAAAATGCTTTATTTTCAGCCCTTCCACTCCGGTTTCCTCGGCTAACCTTCGCTCTGCTGCCTGAAACGCTGTCTCATTGGGACGTACAAATCCTCCCGGGAGTGCCCACTTTCCTGCTTCCATATTTGGATTTCCATCATGGTCCAGCTCGCTTCTTTTAATCAGCATGATTTTCAATTCTTTTTTGGAGGTTTATATTCTCCCGAGAGCTTAGATGTAATTGTAAAAACCGCTATATCACTTGTATAACCGTCTGGGGTAATATATTTATTCTTCAATTTTGTTCACCTCATTTTTAATTAACATTTTGTTAATTGTTAATTAAAATATATTCCATAATTTGCTGTTAGTCAAGATAATTTTACAAAGAGGATTTCTTTTAAGAGAAAGATGCTTATTACCTTAGTTCATTTACCTTTTAACGCATTTTTGAGCATAAAAAAAGAAAGTGCCAAATGATTAGACACTTTCTTTTTTATCTTAATGCTGATTTTTAACTACTTCTTGACCACGGACATTCCACGTTACAGCGAATATGATGGCTGCAAGGACACAAGATGCGGTTAACAGCATAAATCCTGCATCCCATCCAGATGCATCTACGATAACACCCATTAACGCATTAGCTGTTACAGTACCTCCGAGGTAACCAAACAATCCAGTTAATCCTGCTGCAGTTCCGGCAGCCTTTTTAGGAACGAAATCAAGTGCCTGAAGGCCGATTAACATTACCGGTCCATAAATAAGGAAACCGATCGCAATCAAACAAATCATATCGATCGTTGGATTTCCTGCAGGATTAAACCAGTAAACAAGAACAGCGATCAATACTCCCAGCATAAACACAAAGCCTGCAGGACCACGGCGCCCTTTGAAAAACTTATCTGAGATCCAGCCGCATAATAGTGTTCCTGGTATACCCGCCCACTCATATAGAAAATAGGCTACGCTGGACTTGCTCATATCGAACCCTTTTTCTTCGCTCAAATAAGTTGGTGCCCAGTCCAGTACACCATAGCGGACGAAATAAACGAAAATGTTTGCAATAGCAATGGCCCAAACCCATTTATTATTTAATACATACTTGAAAAGAATTTCTTTTGTTGTTAATTCTGTTTCAAAAGTTTTCTTGGTTTTACTTGGATAATCATTGCGATATTCTTCAATGGATGGCAGCCCAACCGATTGAGGAGTATCACGAATGAGGAAGTAGGCAATGAATGCAACAACAATAGCTACAAGTGCAGGTAATATAAATACACCTTCATAGCCTGAAGAAGAGCTTCCGGCTATGCCTGCGAACATCGCTGCACCCGCCACGGCAAGAGGTGCCATCAGCCCCCCGCCGACATTATGGGCTACATTCCAAATGGCTGTTTTGTTTCCTCTTTCATTGATGCTGAACCAGTGTACAAGAACACGGCCAGATGGCGGCCAGCCCATTCCCTGGAACCAGCCATTTAAGAAAAGCATAATAAACATAATAGCAACAGACGAAGTAAAGAAAGGAACAAACCCCATTAATAAAGAAATAATAGCAGATAGAATTAACCCTGCAGGCAGGAACATCCTTGGATTGCTCCGGTCTGAAAAGGTCCCCATGACAAATTTACTGATGCCATAGGAAATAGAAATAGCAGATAGCGCAAAGCCAAGTTCAGTTTTGGAAAAACCTTCTTCAATAAAGTAAGGCATGGCCAGTGAGAAGTTTTTCCGGATCAAATAATACGCTGCATAACCAATGAAAATTCCCAGAAATACTTGAAATCTAAGTTTTTTATACTCAGAATCAATTTGTTCTTCAGGCAATCTTTCAATTGGGGGAGCAGGCTTAAACAGTTTGAACATTTAGGTTCCCCCTAAGATAGATTTGACAACAATATTAACTGCTAAAAAAACAAAACCCATACTTTAATAACACTTCCAGGAATGGAAGTGCAAAAAAGCATGGGTTCTCCGTTTCTCCACCATAGTTAACTTGTTATGTCACAATTCTAGTATTATTTGTAAACGTTGTCAATAGCCTATAAAACTATTTAGATTGTTTTCGATAGGTACAAAAAAGGTGCCTGCCCTCTTAATCTTTAAGGGCCAGACACCTAAATCCATACCTATAGCTTCACTTCAACTGGCTTAACTGCCGTTTCTGCTTCACTTTTTACAGCAGGTTTCTTCGACCAATAAGTCGCAAGAATCGGCCCTGAAATGTTATGCCAGGCAGCTGCCAGCACACTTGGAAGTGCTGCCAATGGACCAAAGTGTGCAGTTGCAAGTGCAACACCTAAACCGGAGTTCTGCATTCCAACTTCAATGGCAATCGCTCTTCGGTTTACTTCATCCTGCCCAAGCACTTTTCCTGAAAAATAGCCAAGCAGGAGTCCGAATCCATTGTGAAGCATGACGGCTGTAAAAATCAGAAGCCCAGATGCGGCAATGGTTGCTGAATTGCCTGAAACGACTGCAGCTACAATTGTGATAATAGCTGCTACCGAAATAAGCGGTAATATAGTTAAGCTTTTTTCAACGGCCACAGGGAAGAATTTCTTGATGGCCAGACCTAGAACAATCGGTACAATGATAACCTGGACAATAGACATAAACATGGCTACAGCATCAACCGGCATCCATTGGCCGGCAAGCATCAGGAGAAGGAGCGGTGTCATGATCGGTGCCAATAGAGTTGAAACGGAAGTCATAGCGATGGATAACGGTACATTTCCCTTTGCCAGATACACCATAACGTTAGAAGCCGTTCCCCCAGGTACACACCCAAGCAAAACAAGTCCTGCTGCCAATTCCGCCGGCAAATTCAACAGTTTTGCAATGACGAAAGCGACCAGCGGCATGATGATGAACTGTGCACAAACTCCGATTAACACAGGCAATGGTTTGGTAAAGATGATTTTAAAATCGACTGCCTTCAGTGTAAGCCCCATTCCAAACATGACGACGCCGAGAAGGATGGTGATATAGCCCCCAATCCCAAAAATGGGTCTGGAAACATAAAGGCAATAACCGATGTTAAGATAACCCACACGGCAAAATATTTTCCGGCAATGGTACTGACCGCTTCTAATACCTTCATATCATCACGCTCCTTCTTTAGTCTTTAAGATTTTATTTGGATTAAAAAGGTTTTCTGGATCGAGTGCCTGTTTGATTTTTTCCATCACTTGCAGGGCTTGCCCATGTTCTTGTTGCTGATATTTCTGCTTGCCTACACCCACTCCATGCTCACCTGTGCATGTTCCGCCCCGCTCAAGAGCATAGAGGACAATTTGTTCATTGAACTTTTCTGCCTTAGCCACCTCATCCGGGTTACTCATATCAATCATGAGAAGTGTATGATAATTTCCATCTCCCACATGACCGACGATGCCTCCAGGAAGCCCCAGTGAATCTACCGCTTCCCTGGCATGGCTGATAGCGCCAGAAAGTTCTGAAATCGGAAGGCATACATCTGTCACCATCATTTTCTTACCGGGATGGCCGTGGATATAAGCATAAGCAAGGTTATGCCGGGCCTCCCACAAACGATTTCTTGCGGCATTATCTGTTTCAAATTCAATATCGAGGCAACGGTGGTCCTCAACTATTTCTCTTGTGAATGCGACATCCTGTTTCAAGCCGGCTTCATTGCCGTGAAATTCCAGAAAGAGTGTTGGACTTTCGTTATAGTTTGTTTCACTGAACAGGTTCACCTGCTTCATGGATGGTTCATCGACAAGCTCCACCCTGGCAATCGGAACACCTGCCTGTAATATGGATACAACCGCTTCAACCGCATCGTTCAAGGATGGAAATGAGGCTCTTGCAGCCATCACATGCTCGGGAATTCCATATACTCTTAATGTCAATTCCGTAAAGCAGCCAAGCGTCCCCTCAGAACCAACAAATAAACCATTCAAATGGTATCCCGATGAAGATTTAGCAGCTAAATTTCCTGTATGTATGATCGACCCATCAGCCAGAACCACTTCCATATCACGCACCTGATCACGCATGACTCCATATTTGACCGATGTTGTTCCGCTGGCATTGGTTGCCGCCATTCCGCCAAGCGTAGCATCCGCTCCCGGATCCACAGAGAAAAACAATCCATATTTTTTCAATTCCTTATTAAGCTGCGTGCGTGTCACACCAGGCTGTACACGGACAAGAAAATCATTTTCACGCACTTCCAGGATTTTATTCATTAAGGAAAAATCAATCGTAATTCCATGTTCGTAAGGTATGACATGCCCCTCGAGACTGGATCCCAGACCAAAAGGAACGATGGGAACTTTATATTGGTTTGCCAGCTTTACAACTTCACTGACCTGCTGGGCTGTTTCAGGAAAAACCACAATATCAGGAAGGCTCTCCTTATGGTAGGATTCATCCCTTCCATGCAATTCTCTTACTGTCTGATTTTCTGTTACCTGCTGCTCAGAAAGAACCTCCTTTAAAGCATGTACGAGGCTCATACTAGCTGTTTCCATCCTATACTCCTTCTTTCTTCTGCTGAAAATTTGGTCAAACCAATGGTATAATTGGTCCAACAAGTTAAGTCAATTATACTAACTTATCAGAAAAATTCAATTATTAATTTAATTATTTTTTCATTATTGATTAATAGATTTTAGGTCTGTTACATTTAGAAAAGTGAATGAGGCCTATTTTGAAAAGAGGTTACGGGGAATGTCGGAGAAAAAAAGACCTATCTGGTTTTAGTAGATAAAATTATAGAATGCTATTTAGGAGGAACTCTCAAACCGGGTGAAAGACTGCCTTCAGAAAGAGAATTGGCAGGCCAATTTAATGTCAGCCGGACAACCATCAGAGAAGCCCTGAGAACCATGGAACTGAACGGGCTCATCGATATCCGCCAGGGAGGCGGAAGCTACGTTAAAGTCTCAGATGTCCATTCAAGAAAAGAGGAAATCATCACAGCTGTCAAAGTAGAAAATCCGCTAGTATATGAAATGCTGGAGCTCAGGCGTGCACTGGAAGTCGAATCCTCCTTCCTTGCTGCCAAAAGAGCCACTTCTGTAGACCTGGAGAAGCTGCGTATAGCTTTGAATCATATGGCTCTGTCCAAACAAGACCCGGTGTTAGGGTTAAAAGCCGACCTTGACTTCCACATTGGGATTGCCGAGGCTACCCATAATTCGATTTTCATTGAATTGATACATACCCTCAAAGGACATATGGAAGATACCATTAAGGCTACACAGAATCATCGCTTTAAGGATCCCTCTCGTTACGAGGATACAATGGAAGAGCATAAGGAAATTTATCTGGCTATTGCCTCTGGGAATGGGGATAGAGCGAAGGAGTTGATGGAGGGGCATATTACGAAGATACGGGAAGAATTGGTGGCGTCGATGGTGTTTAGGATAGGAAAATGAAAAATGATAAGTTCCCTGCCCCTTTTATTGAAAAAACCGGTGTGTAAGAAAAATCTCCAAAAGTGCCTGCCCCAGTTTTAAAAACCAACCGGGGCAGGCACTTGTTTTCTCCCGCTCCATATTCGGACTTAGAATGCTTTTCGCTGATAAATAACTGTAGTAACTCCCCAGGAAACCGCATAGAAAGTTAAGATTACAGCTGCTGCTCCCATATATAAAAGCTGGGTGGATAGACTGAAAATAAAATCTGTAATCACCGTTAGGTTTTCGTTAATAAACGACACAATAGGCCCAGATAGATATGTTAAAAGCAGGAAACTTATAAGAACGACAGTAGTAATATAGCCTGATTTAAATAGATGAAATAACGGGAAGGTAAACGCAGCAAATAATAAAAATAAGCCACTGCCAATTGCAATATCAGTAATGGAAAAAGGTTTATTAAAAGCCAGCAAAGCCAAACTTGCGATCCCAGTTGAAAGAATCATATATAGGAGTGCACCAAGATAGCGCGATGCGATAATTTCCCTGCGTGTGTAAGGCAAGGAATTTAACAATATATTGGTCTCTGCTTTTTCATCATAAGCATAAGTGTTAAATGGAATGAAGATACTTGCAACCAGAAAAATTAGAGCAGGCTGAGCCCCCATTATAATAAAGAATAAGATAAAAGGAATAAAGATTAACAGCTGTCTTTTCTGGAGGATAACATCACGTCTGATTAAATTAAACATGGTGTACGCCCCCTTTAAAGGAATACATAATATCTTCCAGAGAAGCGCGTTCAATGACAACTGTGTTTCCGAACGTATTTTTCACCGCATTGACATTGGCAGTTAAGGCCTGGAATCCCGTTGGTGCACGATGAATATGGACAAACTCTTTTTCCGTGTCTCGATCCAGGAGGTCCAATCCGCCTTTAACAAGTGCATAGTTTTCAGCTATGTCGTGAATGGACTGATTAAAAACCAGTTTCCCACCCTGCATAAAAGCTATATAATCTGCAATCCGATCTAAATCTGTTGTAATATGCGTAGAGAAGAAAATGGTACGGCTGCCATCGATCATCAATTCCTGTAAAAGATCCAGCAGCTCGCGTCTAAAAATGGGGTCCAAACCTGCTGTTGGCTCATCCATAATAATCAGCTCCGCCCGATGTGAAAGTGCTATTGCTAAGGATGCCTTCATTTGCATTCCTTTTGAGAAGGTTTTAATTGCTTTATTAAGAGGCAATCCGAATGTTTCAATGTATTGATCAAACAGTTCATCATCCCAGTGTTTGTAAGCTGGTGCTACAATACGTTTGATATCTCTCAAGTTCAGTCCTTCAAAAAAGACATTTCCATCGTACACAAAACCAATGCGCTCCTTGATCGCCTTCTCATGATTCTTGTAATCCAGCCCAAAAATGTTTATTTCCCCGGCATCCGGCTTTAACAGATTCATCATCATTTTGATGGTAGTCGACTTACCAGCCCCATTTGCCCCGATAAACCCTGTTATAAAGCCTTGCTTCACTTGCAAATCAATATTTTTAACTGAAAAATCTTTGAAATGTTTCGTTACATTTTTTAACTCCACTACATTTTCCATATTCTCACTCCTCATATAAAATCTTCATCAATTCCTGCAGTTCATCGAAAGTCAGGCCAATTTCTCTGCTATTGGTAATGACTGCACTCAGCTGCTCTTCAATGACCTTCAGTTTTTTCTCTCTAATTACCTCTAGATTTTGCTCTGCGACAAAAGAACCTTTTCCCACAATGGAATAGATAAAGCCCGCCTTCTCCAATTCCTCGTAGGCACGCTTTGTCGTTATTACACTAATTTGCAGATCTTTTGCAAGTTGACGTATGGAAGGCAATGCAGTACCCTCTTGCAGATCACCTGCTAAAATAGACGATTTAATTTGATTCGTAATTTGTTCATAAATCGGCTCCTTTGAACTGTTGGAAATAATGATTTGCATGCCAATCCCTCATCTCGAAATAAGTGCCATTATTATTGTTACATTTGGATCAAAGTTATTATTTCACACCCTAATATATTGTGTATATACTATATATACACTATACACACGTATTTTGCAATAGTTTCCATTTTGGTGAAGTAAAAAAGCGGGCAACCCTTATTGGGTTCCTGCCTCATCTTTTATAATAAGTTCTGGCTTGACCTGTACTTCCTCTTCCAAATACTTTGTTGTGCTATACCCAAAAAAATCAAGACTTTTAGGAATCACATTATCTCCTAGTATCTTCGTTTTTTGAACAGTAATGAAATGACGCGGCTGTTCCATCTCTTCATACAAATTAGGTGTTATATTTTTCATATCATATTCTTTTCCATTCCTGTCGACAAAGATTCCTTCTTGGTCCATCTCCATCGAAGAATCATTACCCTCCTCAGTCACGATCATGAAATGAAGCGATTCATACATTCGATTCTTAATATCATGATTACTGAAGATAACAGTAGTAGGCTGTCCAATTTCAACCTTATCTATGGAGATCGTACTGCCTGCGTATTCAATGGATTGCGGATATTTCCCGCCTGCATCCAATTTGAAACTTTTCTGATCATCAATTGATAGATTCACACTGTCAAAATGAATCTTTACCTCTTTTGTTTCTTTTTCAAAAAGAGGTTCAAAGTGCGCTTGTAACTTGCTCCACTTTAAATCAGGCTGTCCATGCACGTAGGAACTTCCATATAAATCGGCTTCTACTAATTTATTACTAATCTCCATATCTTTAAAATTCATAATGTCTATCCGCTTTTCCTGCTGTTCGTTTTTGAAACCATACTGCAGGATTGTCGCAGTCGGAGCAAGAATTAGTTTATCCAGTTGAACCGGAACGCCCTCAATTTCTATTTCTTCATCCAATGCATACTCGACAGAAGGCTGTTTTTTTACTGGAATATCAAAGTCCCACTCCCCATTCTCCGGTTCCATATTCACATAAGAATCAGAAGGATCACGGACCAGTTTCATCACCTTATTAATGTTAAGCTTAATGGTATCACTTTCTTTTTCAGAGGCCTAAGACTAAATTTTCCATGATAGACGTTCTTTTCTTTATTATTTATTTCCGATTCAGTATC
This window of the Cytobacillus pseudoceanisediminis genome carries:
- the glpT gene encoding glycerol-3-phosphate transporter; this encodes MFKLFKPAPPIERLPEEQIDSEYKKLRFQVFLGIFIGYAAYYLIRKNFSLAMPYFIEEGFSKTELGFALSAISISYGISKFVMGTFSDRSNPRMFLPAGLILSAIISLLMGFVPFFTSSVAIMFIMLFLNGWFQGMGWPPSGRVLVHWFSINERGNKTAIWNVAHNVGGGLMAPLAVAGAAMFAGIAGSSSSGYEGVFILPALVAIVVAFIAYFLIRDTPQSVGLPSIEEYRNDYPSKTKKTFETELTTKEILFKYVLNNKWVWAIAIANIFVYFVRYGVLDWAPTYLSEEKGFDMSKSSVAYFLYEWAGIPGTLLCGWISDKFFKGRRGPAGFVFMLGVLIAVLVYWFNPAGNPTIDMICLIAIGFLIYGPVMLIGLQALDFVPKKAAGTAAGLTGLFGYLGGTVTANALMGVIVDASGWDAGFMLLTASCVLAAIIFAVTWNVRGQEVVKNQH
- a CDS encoding FAD-binding oxidoreductase, which translates into the protein METASMSLVHALKEVLSEQQVTENQTVRELHGRDESYHKESLPDIVVFPETAQQVSEVVKLANQYKVPIVPFGLGSSLEGHVIPYEHGITIDFSLMNKILEVRENDFLVRVQPGVTRTQLNKELKKYGLFFSVDPGADATLGGMAATNASGTTSVKYGVMRDQVRDMEVVLADGSIIHTGNLAAKSSSGYHLNGLFVGSEGTLGCFTELTLRVYGIPEHVMAARASFPSLNDAVEAVVSILQAGVPIARVELVDEPSMKQVNLFSETNYNESPTLFLEFHGNEAGLKQDVAFTREIVEDHRCLDIEFETDNAARNRLWEARHNLAYAYIHGHPGKKMMVTDVCLPISELSGAISHAREAVDSLGLPGGIVGHVGDGNYHTLLMIDMSNPDEVAKAEKFNEQIVLYALERGGTCTGEHGVGVGKQKYQQQEHGQALQVMEKIKQALDPENLFNPNKILKTKEGA
- a CDS encoding FadR/GntR family transcriptional regulator, which translates into the protein MECYLGGTLKPGERLPSERELAGQFNVSRTTIREALRTMELNGLIDIRQGGGSYVKVSDVHSRKEEIITAVKVENPLVYEMLELRRALEVESSFLAAKRATSVDLEKLRIALNHMALSKQDPVLGLKADLDFHIGIAEATHNSIFIELIHTLKGHMEDTIKATQNHRFKDPSRYEDTMEEHKEIYLAIASGNGDRAKELMEGHITKIREELVASMVFRIGK
- a CDS encoding ABC-2 transporter permease — encoded protein: MFNLIRRDVILQKRQLLIFIPFILFFIIMGAQPALIFLVASIFIPFNTYAYDEKAETNILLNSLPYTRREIIASRYLGALLYMILSTGIASLALLAFNKPFSITDIAIGSGLFLLFAAFTFPLFHLFKSGYITTVVLISFLLLTYLSGPIVSFINENLTVITDFIFSLSTQLLYMGAAAVILTFYAVSWGVTTVIYQRKAF
- a CDS encoding ABC transporter ATP-binding protein; protein product: MENVVELKNVTKHFKDFSVKNIDLQVKQGFITGFIGANGAGKSTTIKMMMNLLKPDAGEINIFGLDYKNHEKAIKERIGFVYDGNVFFEGLNLRDIKRIVAPAYKHWDDELFDQYIETFGLPLNKAIKTFSKGMQMKASLAIALSHRAELIIMDEPTAGLDPIFRRELLDLLQELMIDGSRTIFFSTHITTDLDRIADYIAFMQGGKLVFNQSIHDIAENYALVKGGLDLLDRDTEKEFVHIHRAPTGFQALTANVNAVKNTFGNTVVIERASLEDIMYSFKGGVHHV
- a CDS encoding GntR family transcriptional regulator, whose protein sequence is MQIIISNSSKEPIYEQITNQIKSSILAGDLQEGTALPSIRQLAKDLQISVITTKRAYEELEKAGFIYSIVGKGSFVAEQNLEVIREKKLKVIEEQLSAVITNSREIGLTFDELQELMKILYEE